Proteins co-encoded in one Salvia splendens isolate huo1 chromosome 4, SspV2, whole genome shotgun sequence genomic window:
- the LOC121799493 gene encoding malonyl-coenzyme:anthocyanin 5-O-glucoside-6'''-O-malonyltransferase-like yields the protein MAIKIVEFHCVSPAAGAGAEQSLPLVYFDMIWLHSPPAETLYFYHTKYSESYFLETIVPMLIKSLSIALKYYLPLASNIIFPLTSATMPVARYADGDSLPLTIATSDADFPKLTANHSKTTHEFRQFVPQMPTAVYSSDNIKFKAATIQVTLFPNEGICVGVTDHHAISDGASLFSFLRTWASIHQSNCAGEYSVLDPFYGRDSVQESDKLSAFVWEQVKTSGPSFTRTISSPSHKVRSTFILSDGEMKKLKNGMSTFVAICAHIWSCLATSAAAAGEVVQDDVQEYLTSPVDCRRRLNPPLPENYFGNCLVFLRARCSHGRLKGDGGFLAAADAIAAAVKEAGQGILEGFKRKPESFSEWKSRNRVIPISGSPRLDPCARITDGEERLSMNVCIQIMMERLIFAREETVE from the exons ATGGCCATTAAAATTGTGGAGTTCCACTGTGTCTCGCCGGCAGCCGGCGCTGGCGCGGAGCAATCGCTCCCACTTGTATATTTTGACATGATATGGCTCCACTCTCCTCCCGCTGAGACTCTGTATTTCTACCACACCAAATACTCAGAATCTTATTTTTTGGAGACCATTGTCCCAATGCTCATAAAATCCCTATCCATTGCTCTCAAATACTACCTCCCACTTGCATCCAACATCATCTTCCCTCTCACCTCCGCTACTATGCCCGTCGCCCGATATGCTGATGGGGATTCTCTCCCACTCACAATCGCCACCTCCGACGCCGACTTTCCCAAACTAACCGCCAATCATTCAAAGACTACTCATGAATTCCGTCAATTCGTCCCTCAAATGCCCACGGCAGTTTACTCCTCCGACAACATCAAATTCAAGGCCGCCACTATTCAG GTAACCTTGTTTCCGAACGAGGGAATCTGCGTGGGCGTGACAGACCACCACGCCATAAGCGACGGCGCTAGCCTCTTCTCCTTCCTCCGCACATGGGCATCGATCCACCAATCCAACTGCGCCGGAGAATATTCCGTCCTCGACCCTTTCTACGGTCGAGATTCCGTTCAAGAATCCGACAAACTCTCCGCCTTTGTTTGGGAGCAAGTGAAGACGAGTGGGCCCAGTTTTACACGTACCATTTCCTCCCCTTCACATAAAGTCCGATCCACTTTCATCCTAAGCGATGGAGAGATGAAGAAACTCAAGAATGGAATGTCGACGTTTGTGGCAATTTGCGCCCATATCTGGAGCTGCCTAGCCACCTCCGCGGCCGCAGCCGGGGAGGTGGTGCAGGACGACGTGCAAGAGTACCTAACTTCTCCGGTGGACTGCCGGAGGCGACTCAACCCCCCGCTGCCGGAGAATTATTTCGGTAACTGCTTGGTGTTTCTGAGAGCGAGGTGCAGCCATGGGAGGCTCAAGGGGGACGGGGGATTTTTAGCTGCGGCGGATGCGATTGCAGCAGCGGTCAAGGAGGCTGGCCAGGGAATTTTGGAGGGTTTCAAGAGGAAACCAGAAAGTTTTTCGGAGTGGAAAAGCCGGAATCGGGTTATTCCCATATCCGGATCGCCGAGACTTGATCCATGCGCTCGGATTACGGATGGGGAAGAGCGATTAAGTATGAATGTGTGCATACAGATTATGATGGAGCGGTTGATCTTTGCAAGGGAAGAGACGGTGGAGTAG
- the LOC121799486 gene encoding malonyl-coenzyme:anthocyanin 5-O-glucoside-6'''-O-malonyltransferase-like — protein sequence MAIKIVQRHSITPSHGGATAAECIPLLYFDMVWLHTPPTEILNFYTLKSSQSYFLNTLVPQLKHSLSIALKHFLPLASTIIFPLTSAAMPVSRYTAGDSVSLTIAASDADFANLTANHSKVADEFHQFLPEMPPEVFHSDRIEFKALAIQVTLFPNKGICVGLKHHHAICDATTLFAFLRTWASIHRSRAGGEYSIKDC from the exons ATGGCCATCAAAATTGTGCAACGCCACTCCATCACACCGTCTCACGGCGGCGCCACCGCCGCTGAGTGCATTCCGCTTCTATATTTCGACATGGTATGGCTCCACACCCCTCCAACCGAGATTCTCAACTTCTACACTCTCAAATCCTCCCAATCTTATTTCTTAAACACACTTGTCCCTCAACTCAAACACTCCCTCTCCATCGCTCTCAAACATTTCCTCCCCCTCGCATCCACCATCATCTTCCCCCTCACCTCCGCCGCCATGCCCGTCTCTCGTTACACCGCTGGCGACTCCGTCTCCCTCACGATCGCCGCATCCGACGCCGACTTCGCTAACCTCACGGCTAATCATTCCAAGGTTGCCGATGAATTCCACCAATTCCTCCCGGAAATGCCGCCGGAGGTTTTCCACTCCGACCGCATCGAATTCAAGGCCCTCGCTATTCAG GTGACCTTGTTTCCAAACAAGGGAATCTGCGTCGGCCTCAAACACCACCACGCCATATGCGACGCCACCACTCTCTTCGCCTTCCTCCGCACATGGGCGTCGATCCACAGATCCAGAGCCGGTGGAGAATATTCCATCAAAGATTGTTAG
- the LOC121799837 gene encoding serine/threonine-protein kinase fray2-like yields the protein MAGNNTTPNINNQVTAVSAVPKTIWMKQAEEAKLKSEAEKAAAAKAAFEATFNSKSQPQLPQSPSAAPSSSSDSDDDNESSEKDSSVGPVDPSRCTAQGAGIAGGTACVGATFAVVTKDSEGRKVARGGAQVKVRVSPGVGVGGNEQDGIVKDMEDGSYSVTYVVPKRGNYMVNVECNGKPIMGSPFPVFFSQGTPNGGLLGVAPPASYPNLVNQTMPNMPNYSGSVSGAFPGLLGMIPGVVSGASGGVVLPGMGSSLGEMCREYLNGRCANTSCKFNHPPHNLLMTALAATTTMGTLSQVPMAPSAAAMAAAQAIVAAQALQAHAAAQAQSNKDSSGSDDSEKKADSLKKTVQVSNLSPLLTVDQLKQLFGFCGTVVDCTITESKHFAYIEYSKAEEASSALALNNMDVGGRPLNVEMAKSLPPKPALNSAMGSSSLPMVMQQAVAMQQMQFQQALLMQQTLTAQQAANRAATMKSATELAAARAAEISKKLQADGLVIEVKEPERKSRSPNGRAKSKSRSRSKSTSPINYRSRGKSRSFSPPARRRRDYRSRSPVRSRHYSSYEKDHRSYKDGRDVSDRSRRRDWGRSRDNDSPLSRKKRSRSASPRARKSYRDDVGSPRHRRESPERTRKQSRPDSRSPHRHRRRSLSSGDETTKSKPRKRSLSRSDEIVHHSSDKKDNRREEKPKSRSRRRSRSGSSDGRKHVRRSSPSVLEESRARHRRRSRSRSQEDKHQLSEKYERSKEDKSRNRDKRRSRSRSAEKHRRGSKTSPRHSSGHKSKHRKRSRSNSIENLVENKDGQIDVPVKALEDGNDKSVTPDDIHMDSLAE from the exons ATGGCCGGGAACAACACTACACCTAACATCAACAATCAAGTTACAGCGGTCTCTGCGGTGCCGAAGACCATATGGATGAAGCAAGCGGAGGAAGCCAAGTTGAAGAGCGAAGCCGAGAAGGCCGCCGCCGCTAAAGCCGCATTCGAAGCCACCTTCAATAGCAAGTCCCAACCCCAGCTGCCCCAATCCCCTTCCGCCGCGCCatcctcttcttcggattccgaCGACGACAATGAGTCGTCCGAGAAGGACTCCTCCGTGGGGCCCGTTGACCCCTCGAGGTGCACGGCGCAAGGCGCGGGGATTGCTGGCGGCACTGCGTGCGTGGGGGCCACGTTTGCGGTGGTGACGAAGGACTCTGAGGGGAGGAAGGTAGCGCGCGGCGGGGCTCAGGTGAAAGTTAGGGTTTCGCCTGGAGTCGGAGTTGGGGGAAACGAGCAGGACGGGATAGTGAAGGATATGGAGGATGGGAGCTATAGCGTGACTTATGTGGTGCCTAAGAGAGGGAATTATATGGTCAATGTGGAGTGCAATGGGAAGCCGATTATGGGAAGTCCATTCCCTGTTTTCTTCAGCCAAG GGACTCCCAATGGAGGGCTTCTTGGGGTGGCTCCACCTGCTTCTTATCCCAATTTAGTAAACCAGACCATGCCCAATATGCCAAATTACTCTGGCTCTGTATCTGGTGCTTTTCCGGGCTTGCTGGGTATGATTCCCGGTGTTGTCTCTGGGGCCTCAGGTGGAGTGGTTTTACCTGGAATGGGATCTTCCCTGGGAGAAATGTGTCGAGAGTACCTTAATGGGCGCTGCGCAAATACTAGTTGTAAGTTTAATCACCCCCCTCATAATCTGCTCATGACTGCCTTAGCTGCCACCACTACAATGGGAACTCTAAGTCAAGTGCCAATGGCACCTTCTGCTGCTGCGATGGCGGCTGCTCAGGCAATTGTTGCTGCCCAAGCCCTTCAAGCCCACGCTGCAGCTCAAGCTCAGTCCAACAAAGACTCATCTG GTTCAGATGACAGTGAGAAGAAGGCTGATTCTCTTAAGAAAACTGTACAAGTCAGTAACCTTAGCCCTCTTCTGACAGTGGACCAGTTGAAGCAGCTTTTTGGTTTTTGTGGGACAGTTGTTGATTGTACGATAACTGAGTCTAAGCATTTTGCATATATTGAATACTCAAAAGCAGAAGAAGCTTCTTCTGCTTTGGCATTGAATAACATGGATGTTGGTGGCCGTCCATTAAATGTTGAAATGGCCAAATCACTCCCACCGAAACCTGCTTTGAATTCAGCAATGGGTTCATCATCCCTGCCGATGGTTATGCAGCAAGCTGTTGCCATGCAACAAATGCAGTTTCAGCAGGCTCTTCTGATGCAGCAAACATTGACAGCTCAGCAAGCAGCTAATCGAGCAGCAACTATGAAGTCTGCAACAGAATTAGCTGCAGCTAGAGCTGCAGAAATAAGTAAGAAGTTGCAAGCTGATGGTCTGGTCATTGAGGTTAAAGAACCTGAAAGAAAATCCAG GTCACCAAATGGCCGTGCCAAGTCCAAATCTAGGTCAAGGTCAAAGTCTACTTCCCCTATAAATTATCGGTCAAGAGGGAAGTCACGCTCGTTCTCACCTCCTGCTCGTCGCCGACGAGATTATCGATCCAGATCACCTGTGAGATCTCGCCATTACTCAAGTTATGAGAAGGACCATAGGTCTTATAAGGATGGTAGGGATGTCAGCGATAGAAGTAGGAGACGGGATTGGGGAAGATCACGTGATAACGATTCACCTCTTTCCCGGAAAAAGAGAAGCAGGAGTGCAAGCCCTCGGGCTAGGAAATCATATCGGGATGATGTAGGATCGCCAAGGCATCGCCGAGAAAGTCCTgaaagaacaagaaaacaatCACGTCCTGATTCAAGATCTCCTCATCGTCATAGGAGAAGGTCTTTATCATCAGGAGATGAAACGACTAAATCTAAACCTCGAAAGCGCTCATTGTCAAGATCTGATGAAATTGTACATCACTCTAGCGATAAGAAAGACAACAGAAGGGAAGAAAAACCCAAGAGTCGGAGTAGGAGACGCTCTAGGTCAGGTTCTTCTGATGGTCGAAAACATGTGCGAAGATCTTCCCCAAGTGTGTTGGAGGAAAGCAGGGCCAGACATCGAAGACGTTCAAGATCCAGATCTCAGGAAGATAAACATCAACTGAGTGAGAAATATGAAAGGAGCAAAGAGGATAAATCGAGGAACCGAGATAAAAGGCGATCCAGGTCCAGGTCAGCTGAAAAGCATAGGAGAGGCAGTAAGACATCTCCGCGACATTCAAGTGGGCATAAATCAAAGCACAGGAAACGCTCTCGTTCAAACTCAATTGAAAATTTAGTCGAAAACAAGGATGGGCAAATTGATGTTCCTGTTAAAGCATTAGAGGATGGGAATGACAAATCTGTCACACCTGATGATATTCATATGGATAGTTTGGCTGAGTAG